The nucleotide sequence TTAATGTTTAATTCATATTTTGTTCACAGGAACACCTTCTAAGCCCAAAGAGTGGAGATCTAGGAAGCGGATCTTCGCCTAGTGCATTAACAGCTTCCCCAGGGGGTGAACAGTCACCTACTCTGTCACCTGTAGCTACTGTGCGCTGTCCTGTCTGCCACGCTCATTGTCGTAACCAAGCTCATCTTCAAGTAAGCTTTGCGTAGAtttttatccatcttttttttctcaaaatttttaCTTTTCTTACATTGAGTTATCAATAGAGTATAATTTTGATTGAAAACATGCTgttatattgttcaaaatattaaaCTACCGCTGTTCTATTTCAAGTTGTAGAACAGTTTCAAATTAATGTGCCATTCTGAGTCAGTGTAATCATGTTTATGATGTAGCCTACACATTTCTTTTGCATAAACAGTCGTTTAACTAAAGAAATGGGACTTAATTTTTGTTTCCATGGGTTTGTTTTTGACTATTAAAATTTAGAATTATTTGTGTGAATTAGGAATTATAGTAATTTCTGGAGCTCATTTTGTATGGTACTTTcagtatgagagaaaaaaaaatagaatacagtaactgaaaagaataaaaatttctCTTCTTAGGTTCAGGTAGATGTCTTAAAAAAGTTCCTTACCATGTTCAATTTCTTTATTACAACTCCTTGTCTGCCTTTCAGCGCCATCTGTCTCGTTATCATGCCGAGGATCTACAGTCCTTAGAAAGGCCTGCGTCTCGCGGAGGTGGGTCAGGGGCATCGTCTATTGGAGGAGCATCCTCCGTTGCTTCTTCGCCATCTCCAAGACCTCCTTCGTCTCTTCCTTCTCCGAGGCCTCTTTCGAatcctcttctttctcttgttgGTGGAAAATTGGCTTGCTTATATTGTTCTAGGGATGGATTTCCATCTTTGGAGGCTCTTCAGCTGCATTTACATTCTGCGCACGGTAAATATTCTGGTATTCTCGAACCTGTCAAACATGAAATACATTATATACGTGCGAGGTCTTGAATTTGTATGTACCTACAAAAGAGTATTTACTTACTACAGATATCATTTTTTTACGTAACAAGTGAAATTCCAGTTAGCCACATTTTAGACTAATCTATAGTTACAGTATGTTATACACTTCCTATTAAATGGTTCACATTTAATGGTAAATGAAGTACCAACTACATTTTAGCATGTTTGTCAGTTTATAAATGTATGCTGAAAACTTAAGTAAAAAATTTTTCTTCAAcattagaaaatattcatttaattttctgatAATTTTATCATTTACACAAGTGAGAAAGGTTGTAAATAATTGTTTGTTTTGGTGTCTTTATCAGGATCTGTGATAAATGGCGAAGTCAGAGATATGGCAAGTATGCTCGGCCTTCCAACATCTCTTGGAGCATCCTTGGGTGCCGGAGGTCTAGCATCAACCTTAGCCTCGCCTCTTGGCCCAGGATCATCTCGAGGAGTCAGCTGTGAACTTTGTGGCGCCCGAGTAGGTGGTGTTACTGCCCTACAACGACATGTGGTTACTGCTCACACTTTTACTGATTTGTTAGCTAGAGCTGCAGAGGGTGTATTTTGTGCTCAGTGTCTTTTGCCCTTCAGCAATCCCGGTGCTCTGGCTGAGCACATCAAGCTTGTTCATGCTGGACCTGTTCTCTCCGCAGTTTTAAATAAACGACCACCATCTCCACCCAGTGATACACCTACTGACCTTAGTAAAAAGTCTCGGCATGATAGTTTAACATCTGAACTCCCTGCTTCTACTCTTCTTTGTAGTCAGTGTAATGCTCCTTTTACAAATTTCGAAGCTTTTAGGAGACATCTGAAAACACATCTGGAAGGAGTAGATCAGATAACTTCATCCATGTCAGGATCAACACAGATGGTGTGTCCAGAGTGTAGACTACCATTAACTTCAGACGCACCTCTTGAAGCTCACCTTGCAACACATTTAGGTGTTGTGACAACAGAGTATGGATGCCAAGCTTGTTTAAAGTTATTCTCAAAGCCAGATGAACTTCAAAAACATTTAATGGACATACATGCACACCACTTGTATCGATGTGCTCTTTGTAAAGAGATGTTTGATTCCAAAGTTTCTATTCAAGTTCACTTTGCTGTGAAACATAGTAATGAATGCAAAGTTCATAAATGTACTCGATGCTCACTTATCTTCCGTTCACAGTCTGAATTTGAAGTACATATTCGCACAAGTCACATGCGAAGGGAGCAGTCAGGTGGGGACTCGCTACTTGGGGGTGGATCAATGTTGGGATCTGGAGGTTCTTATCGCTGTTTGCTGTGCACCCTCAGCTTGGGCTCTGAGGCAGAATTGGCAGCTCATGTTGCCACGCATCAGCGTCAGTTCCAGTGTTCTCTTTGTGATGATGCCTTCCATGTCGAGTTCCTTTTAGATAAACATATGCAAACTCAACATAACTCTGAGCTTAATGGTAATGTTCCCCAACCAGAAAACTTGGCCAAGCCTAGACGTAGCCCACAGAAAAAAGATCTTAAATGTGATATTTGTGATGCAGAATTTTCCAGTGATTCAGGATTGCTCACTCACAGGAAACAAGCCCATAATATTAAAGGTAGTGGAAGTGGTGTTGGTGCAAAAGTATCTGCAGCATCCTTAAGCTTATTCTGTGCCTACTGCAGTGAAGCCTGCAAGTCTCGAGGTGACCTAGAAGCCCACATGAAAACCCATCAAGGCAGTGCTGGTCGCCATAAATGCAATATATGTGATGAGTTATGCCCTTcggctgcccttttagctcagcACAAATTGACACATGTCAAAGTTATTTCAGGTAGTGCATGTGCTGTATGCAGAGAGCCTTTGACATCAGAGCAGCAGTTTAACAACCATCAAAATGACCATCATCCttctcccttgcctcagccatgtGTGGTATGCCGACAAACTCTTGTCACAGACATGGAGGTCAACGTCCATGCTCGTTTCCATGCAGCTCAGGCTGCacaagctgctgctgctgcatcTATAGCTTCAAACACCTATGGTAATTCAGAACTGCTCCCTCCTTCAAATTCTTACGTTACAACAACAGCAGCTGGAACAAGTATAACTACAAGTAGTAGTAACAGCAGTCGCACAAGCAATAGCCCCCGCCATTCGCCCTCACTCAGATGTCCAGAATGTCATGTAAAACTAGAGTCTGTTGAAGAAGCAGAAGCACATgctgttgctcatcaccaccatcaAGGATTTGGGCATACGTTTGGGCAGTCTTCTCGTACTTACCAGTGTATCAAGTGTCAAGAAAGCTTTGCCACAGAAGCAGAGATTGAAGCACATGTTGCCTCTCATTTGCTGCATGAAGGATCTGTCCATGAATGCCACCTATGCCAAGCTACTTTTGATACCCCACTTCGTCTTCAATGTCATTTAATAGAACATACATTTGAAGGGTGTGGAAGCTTTACTTGTTATATGTGCTCATCTGTCTTTACTACAGCAACAAGACTACAACAGCATATGGTTGAACATGGTCTGAGTGCTCGTCCATATGATTGTCATCATTGCCATCAGCGTTTCTTTTTCCGAGCAGAGCTGGAAAATCATGCCCTCTCACACCCCGAGGCAGTCGATGGTGGTTGCCGTGAGTGTTTAGCAAGCTTTCCAGACCTTCATAGGCGCACTTTGCGTAGGCCATCCTTATCTAATTTAAATACTACTCAACATTTTACGATGAAAGCAACTCCTCCACACAGTATGTCAGAAGGAAAGCCACGAACATCATCCCCTTGCTCGGCTTGTGCTGGTGATGATAGTGAACAAACACCAGCTAATGGACATGCTAATTCTGCATCAGAATCTGTGGATGAGTAGCTAAAGTACTCATGTTTATTCATTAGACCAGTTTTTTATTGTTCTCGGATAACTGTGGTTTAAGTGTTTAAGGGACTATTTATcaaagtacagtatatgactgagTGGAGTATTTACTCAGCATGTTAAAGATTGTGTACAAATAAACAAGTTACTCTTGCATTATTGTTGGAGGACTTGAAATACCAAATATGTTGTAGTTTGTGAACTGAGGGGACCAAAGAACAATGATGCAAATTCCTAGAATGAAAAAGGGTTTATATGTTTTTTGATGAGTGTAAATGTGTTAGTAGAAGAGAGCATCATCTACAATAAACCCTTCTAAGTATTCTTCAACAGGTAATAACATGCATCGCTAATAATAAGTGGTTTGAAAATGTGTCAGGGTTTTTGAATTTTAAACATTAGGCAGTCCAACCGCTGGTATTCATTCACAGTGGTAGTTATGTATCATTATGGAAACTTGTGATTTAAAGCTCTACATAATGAAAGCATACCCTGTAATCTTTACAGTGC is from Palaemon carinicauda isolate YSFRI2023 chromosome 13, ASM3689809v2, whole genome shotgun sequence and encodes:
- the L gene encoding zinc finger protein 423 isoform X1, which produces MTKNLARERVSLRGSDMSRRKQAKPRALKREEWEEGEEEEEEEEGEEKELEEETTNSAETCTNGMVDEDAKKPSRKCPSNPAEPDADSGIANNVNEMEVERGGARRGGSSSKDKDSKGRNSVDSHTGDAAASPDKSHPSSSSSAVSGTSDPLFPNTRPLSELPDLRKPRDRSDDEESIGSLDSEVSVGGSSWEVGSDGRGSLSPASSATPTSASETDVEAAATVGVTQTTPYQCSFCDRAFPRLSYLKRHEQTHADQLPFRCEFCGRLFKHKRSRDRHVKLHTGDKKYKCCHCDAAFSRSDHLKIHMKTHDTQKPYQCSVCNRGYNTAAALTAHMQNHKAKLTAHALNQLLKDAQAPSDAHALSQILRDSTGDAHSQALNHLLKDSQKEHLLSPKSGDLGSGSSPSALTASPGGEQSPTLSPVATVRCPVCHAHCRNQAHLQRHLSRYHAEDLQSLERPASRGGGSGASSIGGASSVASSPSPRPPSSLPSPRPLSNPLLSLVGGKLACLYCSRDGFPSLEALQLHLHSAHGSVINGEVRDMASMLGLPTSLGASLGAGGLASTLASPLGPGSSRGVSCELCGARVGGVTALQRHVVTAHTFTDLLARAAEGVFCAQCLLPFSNPGALAEHIKLVHAGPVLSAVLNKRPPSPPSDTPTDLSKKSRHDSLTSELPASTLLCSQCNAPFTNFEAFRRHLKTHLEGVDQITSSMSGSTQMVCPECRLPLTSDAPLEAHLATHLGVVTTEYGCQACLKLFSKPDELQKHLMDIHAHHLYRCALCKEMFDSKVSIQVHFAVKHSNECKVHKCTRCSLIFRSQSEFEVHIRTSHMRREQSGGDSLLGGGSMLGSGGSYRCLLCTLSLGSEAELAAHVATHQRQFQCSLCDDAFHVEFLLDKHMQTQHNSELNGNVPQPENLAKPRRSPQKKDLKCDICDAEFSSDSGLLTHRKQAHNIKGSGSGVGAKVSAASLSLFCAYCSEACKSRGDLEAHMKTHQGSAGRHKCNICDELCPSAALLAQHKLTHVKVISGSACAVCREPLTSEQQFNNHQNDHHPSPLPQPCVVCRQTLVTDMEVNVHARFHAAQAAQAAAAASIASNTYGNSELLPPSNSYVTTTAAGTSITTSSSNSSRTSNSPRHSPSLRCPECHVKLESVEEAEAHAVAHHHHQGFGHTFGQSSRTYQCIKCQESFATEAEIEAHVASHLLHEGSVHECHLCQATFDTPLRLQCHLIEHTFEGCGSFTCYMCSSVFTTATRLQQHMVEHGLSARPYDCHHCHQRFFFRAELENHALSHPEAVDGGCRECLASFPDLHRRTLRRPSLSNLNTTQHFTMKATPPHSMSEGKPRTSSPCSACAGDDSEQTPANGHANSASESVDE
- the L gene encoding zinc finger protein 423 isoform X3; the encoded protein is MAGGSGLLLMKCGDWGRTDNEESLSFTLDPCHEVFGSNKSVFESLEVSVGGSSWEVGSDGRGSLSPASSATPTSASETDVEAAATVGVTQTTPYQCSFCDRAFPRLSYLKRHEQTHADQLPFRCEFCGRLFKHKRSRDRHVKLHTGDKKYKCCHCDAAFSRSDHLKIHMKTHDTQKPYQCSVCNRGYNTAAALTAHMQNHKAKLTAHALNQLLKDAQAPSDAHALSQILRDSTGDAHSQALNHLLKDSQKEHLLSPKSGDLGSGSSPSALTASPGGEQSPTLSPVATVRCPVCHAHCRNQAHLQRHLSRYHAEDLQSLERPASRGGGSGASSIGGASSVASSPSPRPPSSLPSPRPLSNPLLSLVGGKLACLYCSRDGFPSLEALQLHLHSAHGSVINGEVRDMASMLGLPTSLGASLGAGGLASTLASPLGPGSSRGVSCELCGARVGGVTALQRHVVTAHTFTDLLARAAEGVFCAQCLLPFSNPGALAEHIKLVHAGPVLSAVLNKRPPSPPSDTPTDLSKKSRHDSLTSELPASTLLCSQCNAPFTNFEAFRRHLKTHLEGVDQITSSMSGSTQMVCPECRLPLTSDAPLEAHLATHLGVVTTEYGCQACLKLFSKPDELQKHLMDIHAHHLYRCALCKEMFDSKVSIQVHFAVKHSNECKVHKCTRCSLIFRSQSEFEVHIRTSHMRREQSGGDSLLGGGSMLGSGGSYRCLLCTLSLGSEAELAAHVATHQRQFQCSLCDDAFHVEFLLDKHMQTQHNSELNGNVPQPENLAKPRRSPQKKDLKCDICDAEFSSDSGLLTHRKQAHNIKGSGSGVGAKVSAASLSLFCAYCSEACKSRGDLEAHMKTHQGSAGRHKCNICDELCPSAALLAQHKLTHVKVISGSACAVCREPLTSEQQFNNHQNDHHPSPLPQPCVVCRQTLVTDMEVNVHARFHAAQAAQAAAAASIASNTYGNSELLPPSNSYVTTTAAGTSITTSSSNSSRTSNSPRHSPSLRCPECHVKLESVEEAEAHAVAHHHHQGFGHTFGQSSRTYQCIKCQESFATEAEIEAHVASHLLHEGSVHECHLCQATFDTPLRLQCHLIEHTFEGCGSFTCYMCSSVFTTATRLQQHMVEHGLSARPYDCHHCHQRFFFRAELENHALSHPEAVDGGCRECLASFPDLHRRTLRRPSLSNLNTTQHFTMKATPPHSMSEGKPRTSSPCSACAGDDSEQTPANGHANSASESVDE
- the L gene encoding zinc finger protein 423 isoform X2; protein product: MTKNLARERVSLRGSDMSRRKQAKPRALKQTCTNGMVDEDAKKPSRKCPSNPAEPDADSGIANNVNEMEVERGGARRGGSSSKDKDSKGRNSVDSHTGDAAASPDKSHPSSSSSAVSGTSDPLFPNTRPLSELPDLRKPRDRSDDEESIGSLDSEVSVGGSSWEVGSDGRGSLSPASSATPTSASETDVEAAATVGVTQTTPYQCSFCDRAFPRLSYLKRHEQTHADQLPFRCEFCGRLFKHKRSRDRHVKLHTGDKKYKCCHCDAAFSRSDHLKIHMKTHDTQKPYQCSVCNRGYNTAAALTAHMQNHKAKLTAHALNQLLKDAQAPSDAHALSQILRDSTGDAHSQALNHLLKDSQKEHLLSPKSGDLGSGSSPSALTASPGGEQSPTLSPVATVRCPVCHAHCRNQAHLQRHLSRYHAEDLQSLERPASRGGGSGASSIGGASSVASSPSPRPPSSLPSPRPLSNPLLSLVGGKLACLYCSRDGFPSLEALQLHLHSAHGSVINGEVRDMASMLGLPTSLGASLGAGGLASTLASPLGPGSSRGVSCELCGARVGGVTALQRHVVTAHTFTDLLARAAEGVFCAQCLLPFSNPGALAEHIKLVHAGPVLSAVLNKRPPSPPSDTPTDLSKKSRHDSLTSELPASTLLCSQCNAPFTNFEAFRRHLKTHLEGVDQITSSMSGSTQMVCPECRLPLTSDAPLEAHLATHLGVVTTEYGCQACLKLFSKPDELQKHLMDIHAHHLYRCALCKEMFDSKVSIQVHFAVKHSNECKVHKCTRCSLIFRSQSEFEVHIRTSHMRREQSGGDSLLGGGSMLGSGGSYRCLLCTLSLGSEAELAAHVATHQRQFQCSLCDDAFHVEFLLDKHMQTQHNSELNGNVPQPENLAKPRRSPQKKDLKCDICDAEFSSDSGLLTHRKQAHNIKGSGSGVGAKVSAASLSLFCAYCSEACKSRGDLEAHMKTHQGSAGRHKCNICDELCPSAALLAQHKLTHVKVISGSACAVCREPLTSEQQFNNHQNDHHPSPLPQPCVVCRQTLVTDMEVNVHARFHAAQAAQAAAAASIASNTYGNSELLPPSNSYVTTTAAGTSITTSSSNSSRTSNSPRHSPSLRCPECHVKLESVEEAEAHAVAHHHHQGFGHTFGQSSRTYQCIKCQESFATEAEIEAHVASHLLHEGSVHECHLCQATFDTPLRLQCHLIEHTFEGCGSFTCYMCSSVFTTATRLQQHMVEHGLSARPYDCHHCHQRFFFRAELENHALSHPEAVDGGCRECLASFPDLHRRTLRRPSLSNLNTTQHFTMKATPPHSMSEGKPRTSSPCSACAGDDSEQTPANGHANSASESVDE
- the L gene encoding zinc finger protein 423 isoform X4, whose protein sequence is MLFKGNSSKLELLIEKIQANKENGTEPEAGSVANEEVSVGGSSWEVGSDGRGSLSPASSATPTSASETDVEAAATVGVTQTTPYQCSFCDRAFPRLSYLKRHEQTHADQLPFRCEFCGRLFKHKRSRDRHVKLHTGDKKYKCCHCDAAFSRSDHLKIHMKTHDTQKPYQCSVCNRGYNTAAALTAHMQNHKAKLTAHALNQLLKDAQAPSDAHALSQILRDSTGDAHSQALNHLLKDSQKEHLLSPKSGDLGSGSSPSALTASPGGEQSPTLSPVATVRCPVCHAHCRNQAHLQRHLSRYHAEDLQSLERPASRGGGSGASSIGGASSVASSPSPRPPSSLPSPRPLSNPLLSLVGGKLACLYCSRDGFPSLEALQLHLHSAHGSVINGEVRDMASMLGLPTSLGASLGAGGLASTLASPLGPGSSRGVSCELCGARVGGVTALQRHVVTAHTFTDLLARAAEGVFCAQCLLPFSNPGALAEHIKLVHAGPVLSAVLNKRPPSPPSDTPTDLSKKSRHDSLTSELPASTLLCSQCNAPFTNFEAFRRHLKTHLEGVDQITSSMSGSTQMVCPECRLPLTSDAPLEAHLATHLGVVTTEYGCQACLKLFSKPDELQKHLMDIHAHHLYRCALCKEMFDSKVSIQVHFAVKHSNECKVHKCTRCSLIFRSQSEFEVHIRTSHMRREQSGGDSLLGGGSMLGSGGSYRCLLCTLSLGSEAELAAHVATHQRQFQCSLCDDAFHVEFLLDKHMQTQHNSELNGNVPQPENLAKPRRSPQKKDLKCDICDAEFSSDSGLLTHRKQAHNIKGSGSGVGAKVSAASLSLFCAYCSEACKSRGDLEAHMKTHQGSAGRHKCNICDELCPSAALLAQHKLTHVKVISGSACAVCREPLTSEQQFNNHQNDHHPSPLPQPCVVCRQTLVTDMEVNVHARFHAAQAAQAAAAASIASNTYGNSELLPPSNSYVTTTAAGTSITTSSSNSSRTSNSPRHSPSLRCPECHVKLESVEEAEAHAVAHHHHQGFGHTFGQSSRTYQCIKCQESFATEAEIEAHVASHLLHEGSVHECHLCQATFDTPLRLQCHLIEHTFEGCGSFTCYMCSSVFTTATRLQQHMVEHGLSARPYDCHHCHQRFFFRAELENHALSHPEAVDGGCRECLASFPDLHRRTLRRPSLSNLNTTQHFTMKATPPHSMSEGKPRTSSPCSACAGDDSEQTPANGHANSASESVDE